The Melopsittacus undulatus isolate bMelUnd1 chromosome 24, bMelUnd1.mat.Z, whole genome shotgun sequence genome includes a window with the following:
- the NOP53 gene encoding ribosome biogenesis protein NOP53, with protein MAAAEASASFLGLGPGSRDPSSGSRRRSRGPRNRKKGWKRLSGPEAQLGREVSDFLEEVASEQRITGGLISEQPDEGLFFLDTGNATKDKGRPSPPQKPLHVDLVLQPLSKVPAPKDILAHQIPNARKLRHHREFWAKQAAKGRFPREERRLRSRLRRDKPPPAPPHREKGRSDPQRDFYDLWGAHNPLDQALVGQDPWFLQQTKKAKIKRPTRLQPLPEVPALEVIDGGGSYNPAFGEHQALLLRAHEEELKKQREEQKLERRLKIPDGIPLPTPETVLQEQCEGLLEEEEEEEEEEQDKEVEPREAPKGSKGKKTEQQRRREKEARALAQQQRREAAARRARQELFRLRALRRHVTRAEAELRRRRALRAAARAAERSRPRRVGRLRYQAPALDVQLSHEIPECLRGLKPEGSILRDRFKSFQKRNMIEPRERAKFKRRYRLKYVEKRAFRAVT; from the exons atggcggcggccgAGGCCTCCGCTTCGTTCCTGGGCCTGGGCCCCGGTTCCCGTGACCCCAGTTCCGGTTCCCGGCGCCGGTCCCGGGGGCCCCGGAACCGGAAGAAGGGTTGGAAGCGGCTGTCGGGCCCCGAGGCCCAACTGGGCCGCGAGGTCAGCGACTTCCTGGAGGAGGTGGCCTCGGAGCAGCGGATCACGGG AGGCCTCATCTCAGAGCAACCGGACGAAGGCCTCTTCTTCCTGGACACTGGGAACGCCACCAAGGACAAGG gccgcccctcccccccccagaaGCCTCTCCACGTGGATCTGGTTCTGCAGCCGCTTTCCAAGGTGCCGGCACCCAAAGA catcctCGCCCACCAGATTCCCAACGCCCGGAAGCTTCGGCACCATCGGGAATTCTGGGCCAAGCAGGCGGCAAAGGGACGATTCCCACGGGAAGAGCGGCGCCTCCGGAGCCGCCTCCGGAGGGATAaacccccccccgcccccccccacCGGGAAAAGGGGCGCTCGGACCCACAGAGGGACTTCTATGACCTGTGGGGGGCCCATA ACCCTCTGGACCAGGCACtggtggggcaggacccatggTTCCTGCAGCAGACCAAGAAGGCCAAGATCAAG CGTCCCACGCGGCTGCAGCCGCTTCCGGAGGTGCCGGCTCTGGAGGTCATCGATGGCGGCGGCTCCTATAACCCTGCCTTTGGGGAGCACCAG gcacTGCTGTTACGGGCACACGAGGAGGAGCTGAAGAAGCAACGGGAAGAGCAGAAACTGGAGCGGAGGCTGAAGATCCCGGACGGAATTCCGCTTCCCACCCct GAGACAGTGCTCCAGGAGCAGTGCGAGGGGctcctggaggaggaggaggaggaggaggaggaagagcaggataAGGAAGTGGAGCCTCGGGAAGCTCCAAAGGGATCCAAGGGGAAGAAGACGGAGCAGCAGAGGCGCAGGGAGAAGGAAGCGCGAGCGCTG GCGCAGCAGCAGCGGAGGGAGGCGGCCGCGCGGCGCGCGCGCCAGGAGCTGTTCCGGTTGCGCGCCCTCCGCCGTCACGTGACGCGCGCGGAGGCGGAGCTCCGGCGGCGGCGCGCGCTCAGGGCGGCCGCGCGCGCCGCCGAGAGGTCACGACCCCGACGCGTGGGGAGGCTGCG GTACCAGGCGCCAGCTCTGGACGTGCAGCTGAGCCACGAGATCCCCGAGTGCCTGCGGGGGCTGAag CCGGAAGGCAGCATCCTCCGGGATCGCTTCAAGAGCTTCCAGAAGCGGAACATGATTGAGCCAAGGGAAAGAGCCAA GTTCAAGCGCAGGTATCGCCTCAAGTATGTGGAGAAGAGGGCGTTCAGGGCCGTGACGTGA
- the SELENOW gene encoding selenoprotein W produces MAPKLRVSVVYCGAUGYKPKFQALKQELERRFPGALEVQGQGTPEVTGWFEVTVGGRLVHSKKAGDGFVDSEAKLQRILSSISALLPPM; encoded by the exons ATGGCTCCTAAGCTCCGCGTCTCCGTTGTCTActg CGGAGCCTGAGGCTACAAACCCAAG TTCCAGGCACTGAAGCAGGAACTGGAGCGGCGCTTCCCGGGAGCGCTGGAAGTG cagGGGCAGGGCACACCGGAAGTGACCGGATGGTTCGAGGTGACCGTGGGGGGGCGGCTCGTGCACTCTAAGAAG gCCGGCGACGGCTTCGTGGACTCGGAGGCCAAGCTCCAGCGCATCCTCAGCTCCATCAGTGCCCTCCTGCCCCCCATGTAA